The sequence CTCAAGCTCCTTCCAATGCATGACACTCTCTACAAGCAAAAATCGCCGCCATTAAAATTCTTCTCCACAGCTTCATCACCCTACTCCCCCTGCTCTCCTCCGTCTTCTTTCTCACCCTtaccaccttcttcttccgccCACCGACCCTTATCCCTCCACTCATTTTCACCGGCACCGGAGTTATATATTGCCACCGCTGCGATGAATACGACCTGTACAGAGACGCTGTCACAATCTCCGTAGCTTTCCTCCTCGTCGAATTTACGGTTTTGCCACATCTATTGTTCGGAGGTTTTATATCCAACGGCTTGTTATGAGTAATGGgactattgttgttgttgctaccGACATTGCCACTACTCATTCGCGGAGAGTGAGAAGTTGAGCTGCTATTACTACCAAAAGTACTCCTGCTGTTCGTGCTATTGCTCCGGGATGAGATAGACCGCTTTGTATAAATACTACTCGCCGCAGGGAAAGCGTGCGGCAAGAGACGGCCGTTGAAGAAGAGGTGATCAGCGGGAGAATTCTCATTGAACGAGTCTTGCGGCGGAGAAGATGGAGTCAACGATCCGAACTCAAATTCCGGCGGCGACTCGTCAGTGTCTGTCGTTTTCCGATGATTCACcatttgtttgatgtgtttgatTTATGTGGTCGAATACTTCGGTTTAAATAGAGAGGAGGACACGTGGCGAAATATTTACGGAAGTATTGAGGAGGGAGCCAAACCAAACTTGCCAGCTCATCGTTTGAATACACGTGGCAAAGTgaaatgattgtgttttgtAAATGATCTTGTCTAAATTGTGTCGATGGTCGACCCGATCACGGAGTAACACtcgtttttattaaaaatcttGAGCTTATCTTGTTGCATTGTCAAACTATTCATTCATGTCGTACAAACTATTTctaatttcataaatttctcTGCTATATGTTGTGTAGCTCACATGTTTTACGCAGAGGACACAAGTCTCCCAAAGATACGCTTTGGACTAAAGCAAAAGCAACAATGGCTTTTAAATACTACAACCTTATCAAACGAGCTTATTATTACAAAAAGATGGAAAGATTCTCTGTTGGCgatctaactaaaaaaaataaaaatgttagaaTTGCAGAgattcaaaatattcaaaagtatttttaagaTAAGAAGAAATTAAACACATTAATACAATAATACTTCTTTGCTTTTCACCAGCTACTGATACATCAGATTTTATAATGAAGTACAAGTTGACACATCAGTAAAAATAgctaaccaatcaaattataacgtTTAAGATCATCTATAATTTTGCAAAGAGGGACACAATAATTTATTTCTACGGATCGAGAAAACGAAAATTCAAGAATCTCCGTCGAGTTCTTTTTCCTGCAAACAGGAGTGTGCCGGTCCCCGTTTTGTTTTCCGATCAACGGGCCTGGCGAAGCATGGAACCCTCCAACGTGTATGTTTGtgatttcttcttccttttttccctttttgatGTTCAATTATCTTTTGGATTATGACTTTTGATGTTgagattttgttcttctctgagtttgaaactatatatatagaactgaaaaaaaattgtgaaatatCCGAGCTTGATCTGTGCTCTAGTGATGGCGGATTCAATAGATATGGGTGCTGACTTGGTTGAAGTTCGATTAGATTGGCTTAAGGATTTCAACCCTCATAGTGTTGAGCATTTTGATTGTTCGATTTTGGGGGTTTTCGCCTTGTGAGATTGGTTTTTTGGGGTTCGATGATGTTTTCGGATTTGCTTTGCTTCTGACTCTGATTTTATTGCTTCGCTGCGTTAGTTTGTTGTGGACTCATCCCAGTTTTTATCGTTAATTTAGCTTCGCGATAGTACATTTTGCCACAAATTTGTCTTATAGTGTGGTTTCAGTTTTACATCAAATTTGtctatatgtttttgttctatGTAGCACACAACGCGTGTGGGATCAGAACcatgaataaaaaagaagaggaacagaggatgatgataagaaactgaaaaaatcaAGTTCCAGTGGTGCAGCGGAAACCCTAAATTTGGTGATTCGTTAAAACAGAGGTTGATCAATTGGTGATGACGAAGAGTTGATCAACAGTGGAGAAGTATCCACGGAAGcacggtgaagaagaagaacaaaccaTTGTGTTATCCATGGCTCTATCTCTTGCCCTCTGTATGCTTAAgtggttttttttcaaaaaagtttttgactCTAACAAGACAAAGGTTTAGCGATTCTGACTTCTCGTCgtgaaagtagaagaagagatTCGAGAATCTCCTATGGTAAGCAAAATCAGTAGACAAAAGCCATCGTTCATGAAGATATCGCCTATGCATCAAACTGGGTTAAGTTGGTTTTCTGATTTTAATCTCTTTTGATCATGTAAGATTGTTGATTTTTAAATAGTGTAGTCATTTGTAGTTAGAAACGTTAATGAGACCATGTCTTTGTGTGAGCTTTCTAATGACCAAACTCTTTAAGACCATCATCAATAAATAGCTCAATGAAGGTtttgttgtagttgttgtttgatgatttgCTATATGCTATTACTTTTGCCTTAGATATAATGTTTTTGTCTTtgatataatgtttttatttttatgtttcttcacAGGGTGTAATGTGAAGATATTGAATTAGAAGGTAGCTACTTTATGCAGTACGATTGAAAGCTTAATTAGGAGTGTATCAACAAAGGAAATATAAACACCTTCTATGATCTTGGTAAAAATAAGAGTGGAACATGGGTAAAAATAAACTTCGTTTGTTGTATTGATGTTTTTGAT comes from Camelina sativa cultivar DH55 chromosome 19, Cs, whole genome shotgun sequence and encodes:
- the LOC104765349 gene encoding uncharacterized protein LOC104765349; amino-acid sequence: MVNHRKTTDTDESPPEFEFGSLTPSSPPQDSFNENSPADHLFFNGRLLPHAFPAASSIYTKRSISSRSNSTNSRSTFGSNSSSTSHSPRMSSGNVGSNNNNSPITHNKPLDIKPPNNRCGKTVNSTRRKATEIVTASLYRSYSSQRWQYITPVPVKMSGGIRVGGRKKKVVRVRKKTEESRGSRVMKLWRRILMAAIFACRECHALEGA